One window of Phoenix dactylifera cultivar Barhee BC4 chromosome 5, palm_55x_up_171113_PBpolish2nd_filt_p, whole genome shotgun sequence genomic DNA carries:
- the LOC103697207 gene encoding probable protein phosphatase 2C 47 isoform X2, which produces MTCGRRSPMPRYKRPAVHLLYLSLLKAVAIFFAPSPTRLGFFLSLPLQIQKNLRKKGTRYRGKENGSSAAGEDPETPEGMKETKAGKPPQHLSVIRHCDLVERLGSTSPPQGQSGFLPVFRSGSCSEMGPKPFMEDEHICIDNLVEHLGALPDFPSLGAFYGVFDGHGGTDAALFVRKNLLKFIIEDSHFPTSVEKAVKSAFMKVDHAFADSCSLDRSSGTTALTALIFGRTMLIANAGDCRAVLGKRGRAIELSRDHKPNCNSERLRIERLGGMVYDGYLNGQLSVARALGDWHMKGSKGSACPLSAEPELQETTLTEEDEFLIMGCDGIWDVMSSQCAVTMVRKELMIHNDPERCSRELVREALKRNTCDNLTVVVVCFSTDPPPCIEITKSRVRRSISLGGLHLLKGALDSN; this is translated from the exons ATGACCTGCGGTCGCCGGTCGCCGATGCCCCGGTATAAAAGGCCAGCAGTTCACCTTCTTTACCTTTCTCTCTTGAAAGCTGTGGCAATTTTTTTCGCTCCTTCTCCGACTCGTTTgggtttttttctctctcttcctctccagaTTCAgaagaatttaagaaaaaaagggaCAAG GTATAGAGGCAAGGAGAATGGATCTTCTGCAGCTGGTGAAGATCCTGAGACTCCGGAGGGCATGAAGGAGACGAAAGCTGGGAAACCACCTCAACATCTTTCGGTTATCCGGCATTGT GATTTGGTGGAGAGGCTGGGCTCAACATCTCCACCACAAGGGCAGTCTGGGTTCTTGCCTGTGTTTCGGTCTGGAAGCTGCTCTGAGATGGGGCCGAAACCATTCATGGAGGATGAGCACATCTGTATAGATAATTTAGTTGAACATCTTGGAGCCCTTCCAGATTTTCCATCACTGGGTGCTTTTTATGGG GTATTTGATGGCCATGGTGGTACAGATGCAGCATTGTTCGTTCGAAAGAACCTGCTCAAATTTATAATTGAGGACAGCCATTTCCCCACTAGTGTGGAAAAGGCAGTAAAAAGTGCGTTCATGAAAGTTGATCATGCATTTGCTGATTCCTGTTCTCTTGATCGCTCATCTGGAACCACAGCTTTGACAGCCCTTATTTTTGGAAG GACTATGCTTATCGCAAATGCAGGCGACTGTCGAGCTGTGTTAGGGAAGCGTGGGCGAGCAATTGAACTTTCCAGGGACCATAAACCCAACTGCAACAGCGAGAGGCTTAGAATCGAGAGACTTGGAGGCATGGTCTATGATGGGTATTTGAATGGCCAGTTATCTGTAGCGAGGGCTCTTGGTGATTGGCACATGAAGGGGTCAAAAGGTTCTGCCTGCCCCTTGAGCGCTGAACCGGAGCTGCAGGAAACAACCCTCACCGAGGAAGATGAGTTCCTAATAATGGGCTGTGATGGTATTTGGGATGTGATGAGCAGTCAGTGTGCAGTCACGATGGTGAGGAAAGAGCTCATGATCCACAATGATCCTGAGAGGTGTTCAAGAGAGCTAGTTCGGGAAGCACTCAAGCGCAACACCTGCGACAATCTTACCGTGGTGGTTGTTTGCTTTTCAACTGACCCACCCCCTTGCATCGAGATAACCAAATCACGAGTACGGAGAAGCATATCATTAGGGGGACTGCATCTCCTCAAAGGGGCTTTGGATAGCAATTGA
- the LOC103697207 gene encoding probable protein phosphatase 2C 47 isoform X1 yields the protein MTCGRRSPMPRYKRPAVHLLYLSLLKAVAIFFAPSPTRLGFFLSLPLQIQKNLRKKGTRYRGKENGSSAAGEDPETPEGMKETKAGKPPQHLSVIRHCVSTTRLADSTDLDLVERLGSTSPPQGQSGFLPVFRSGSCSEMGPKPFMEDEHICIDNLVEHLGALPDFPSLGAFYGVFDGHGGTDAALFVRKNLLKFIIEDSHFPTSVEKAVKSAFMKVDHAFADSCSLDRSSGTTALTALIFGRTMLIANAGDCRAVLGKRGRAIELSRDHKPNCNSERLRIERLGGMVYDGYLNGQLSVARALGDWHMKGSKGSACPLSAEPELQETTLTEEDEFLIMGCDGIWDVMSSQCAVTMVRKELMIHNDPERCSRELVREALKRNTCDNLTVVVVCFSTDPPPCIEITKSRVRRSISLGGLHLLKGALDSN from the exons ATGACCTGCGGTCGCCGGTCGCCGATGCCCCGGTATAAAAGGCCAGCAGTTCACCTTCTTTACCTTTCTCTCTTGAAAGCTGTGGCAATTTTTTTCGCTCCTTCTCCGACTCGTTTgggtttttttctctctcttcctctccagaTTCAgaagaatttaagaaaaaaagggaCAAG GTATAGAGGCAAGGAGAATGGATCTTCTGCAGCTGGTGAAGATCCTGAGACTCCGGAGGGCATGAAGGAGACGAAAGCTGGGAAACCACCTCAACATCTTTCGGTTATCCGGCATTGTGTGAGCACCACCCGCCTAGCTGATTCCACTGACTTA GATTTGGTGGAGAGGCTGGGCTCAACATCTCCACCACAAGGGCAGTCTGGGTTCTTGCCTGTGTTTCGGTCTGGAAGCTGCTCTGAGATGGGGCCGAAACCATTCATGGAGGATGAGCACATCTGTATAGATAATTTAGTTGAACATCTTGGAGCCCTTCCAGATTTTCCATCACTGGGTGCTTTTTATGGG GTATTTGATGGCCATGGTGGTACAGATGCAGCATTGTTCGTTCGAAAGAACCTGCTCAAATTTATAATTGAGGACAGCCATTTCCCCACTAGTGTGGAAAAGGCAGTAAAAAGTGCGTTCATGAAAGTTGATCATGCATTTGCTGATTCCTGTTCTCTTGATCGCTCATCTGGAACCACAGCTTTGACAGCCCTTATTTTTGGAAG GACTATGCTTATCGCAAATGCAGGCGACTGTCGAGCTGTGTTAGGGAAGCGTGGGCGAGCAATTGAACTTTCCAGGGACCATAAACCCAACTGCAACAGCGAGAGGCTTAGAATCGAGAGACTTGGAGGCATGGTCTATGATGGGTATTTGAATGGCCAGTTATCTGTAGCGAGGGCTCTTGGTGATTGGCACATGAAGGGGTCAAAAGGTTCTGCCTGCCCCTTGAGCGCTGAACCGGAGCTGCAGGAAACAACCCTCACCGAGGAAGATGAGTTCCTAATAATGGGCTGTGATGGTATTTGGGATGTGATGAGCAGTCAGTGTGCAGTCACGATGGTGAGGAAAGAGCTCATGATCCACAATGATCCTGAGAGGTGTTCAAGAGAGCTAGTTCGGGAAGCACTCAAGCGCAACACCTGCGACAATCTTACCGTGGTGGTTGTTTGCTTTTCAACTGACCCACCCCCTTGCATCGAGATAACCAAATCACGAGTACGGAGAAGCATATCATTAGGGGGACTGCATCTCCTCAAAGGGGCTTTGGATAGCAATTGA
- the LOC103697207 gene encoding probable protein phosphatase 2C 27 isoform X3, with the protein MAASAEFSPPFTMLEGRYRGKENGSSAAGEDPETPEGMKETKAGKPPQHLSVIRHCVSTTRLADSTDLDLVERLGSTSPPQGQSGFLPVFRSGSCSEMGPKPFMEDEHICIDNLVEHLGALPDFPSLGAFYGVFDGHGGTDAALFVRKNLLKFIIEDSHFPTSVEKAVKSAFMKVDHAFADSCSLDRSSGTTALTALIFGRTMLIANAGDCRAVLGKRGRAIELSRDHKPNCNSERLRIERLGGMVYDGYLNGQLSVARALGDWHMKGSKGSACPLSAEPELQETTLTEEDEFLIMGCDGIWDVMSSQCAVTMVRKELMIHNDPERCSRELVREALKRNTCDNLTVVVVCFSTDPPPCIEITKSRVRRSISLGGLHLLKGALDSN; encoded by the exons ATGGCGGCCAGTGCTgaattttctcctccttttacAATGTTAGAAGGCAGGTATAGAGGCAAGGAGAATGGATCTTCTGCAGCTGGTGAAGATCCTGAGACTCCGGAGGGCATGAAGGAGACGAAAGCTGGGAAACCACCTCAACATCTTTCGGTTATCCGGCATTGTGTGAGCACCACCCGCCTAGCTGATTCCACTGACTTA GATTTGGTGGAGAGGCTGGGCTCAACATCTCCACCACAAGGGCAGTCTGGGTTCTTGCCTGTGTTTCGGTCTGGAAGCTGCTCTGAGATGGGGCCGAAACCATTCATGGAGGATGAGCACATCTGTATAGATAATTTAGTTGAACATCTTGGAGCCCTTCCAGATTTTCCATCACTGGGTGCTTTTTATGGG GTATTTGATGGCCATGGTGGTACAGATGCAGCATTGTTCGTTCGAAAGAACCTGCTCAAATTTATAATTGAGGACAGCCATTTCCCCACTAGTGTGGAAAAGGCAGTAAAAAGTGCGTTCATGAAAGTTGATCATGCATTTGCTGATTCCTGTTCTCTTGATCGCTCATCTGGAACCACAGCTTTGACAGCCCTTATTTTTGGAAG GACTATGCTTATCGCAAATGCAGGCGACTGTCGAGCTGTGTTAGGGAAGCGTGGGCGAGCAATTGAACTTTCCAGGGACCATAAACCCAACTGCAACAGCGAGAGGCTTAGAATCGAGAGACTTGGAGGCATGGTCTATGATGGGTATTTGAATGGCCAGTTATCTGTAGCGAGGGCTCTTGGTGATTGGCACATGAAGGGGTCAAAAGGTTCTGCCTGCCCCTTGAGCGCTGAACCGGAGCTGCAGGAAACAACCCTCACCGAGGAAGATGAGTTCCTAATAATGGGCTGTGATGGTATTTGGGATGTGATGAGCAGTCAGTGTGCAGTCACGATGGTGAGGAAAGAGCTCATGATCCACAATGATCCTGAGAGGTGTTCAAGAGAGCTAGTTCGGGAAGCACTCAAGCGCAACACCTGCGACAATCTTACCGTGGTGGTTGTTTGCTTTTCAACTGACCCACCCCCTTGCATCGAGATAACCAAATCACGAGTACGGAGAAGCATATCATTAGGGGGACTGCATCTCCTCAAAGGGGCTTTGGATAGCAATTGA
- the LOC103697207 gene encoding probable protein phosphatase 2C 27 isoform X4 codes for MAASAEFSPPFTMLEGRYRGKENGSSAAGEDPETPEGMKETKAGKPPQHLSVIRHCDLVERLGSTSPPQGQSGFLPVFRSGSCSEMGPKPFMEDEHICIDNLVEHLGALPDFPSLGAFYGVFDGHGGTDAALFVRKNLLKFIIEDSHFPTSVEKAVKSAFMKVDHAFADSCSLDRSSGTTALTALIFGRTMLIANAGDCRAVLGKRGRAIELSRDHKPNCNSERLRIERLGGMVYDGYLNGQLSVARALGDWHMKGSKGSACPLSAEPELQETTLTEEDEFLIMGCDGIWDVMSSQCAVTMVRKELMIHNDPERCSRELVREALKRNTCDNLTVVVVCFSTDPPPCIEITKSRVRRSISLGGLHLLKGALDSN; via the exons ATGGCGGCCAGTGCTgaattttctcctccttttacAATGTTAGAAGGCAGGTATAGAGGCAAGGAGAATGGATCTTCTGCAGCTGGTGAAGATCCTGAGACTCCGGAGGGCATGAAGGAGACGAAAGCTGGGAAACCACCTCAACATCTTTCGGTTATCCGGCATTGT GATTTGGTGGAGAGGCTGGGCTCAACATCTCCACCACAAGGGCAGTCTGGGTTCTTGCCTGTGTTTCGGTCTGGAAGCTGCTCTGAGATGGGGCCGAAACCATTCATGGAGGATGAGCACATCTGTATAGATAATTTAGTTGAACATCTTGGAGCCCTTCCAGATTTTCCATCACTGGGTGCTTTTTATGGG GTATTTGATGGCCATGGTGGTACAGATGCAGCATTGTTCGTTCGAAAGAACCTGCTCAAATTTATAATTGAGGACAGCCATTTCCCCACTAGTGTGGAAAAGGCAGTAAAAAGTGCGTTCATGAAAGTTGATCATGCATTTGCTGATTCCTGTTCTCTTGATCGCTCATCTGGAACCACAGCTTTGACAGCCCTTATTTTTGGAAG GACTATGCTTATCGCAAATGCAGGCGACTGTCGAGCTGTGTTAGGGAAGCGTGGGCGAGCAATTGAACTTTCCAGGGACCATAAACCCAACTGCAACAGCGAGAGGCTTAGAATCGAGAGACTTGGAGGCATGGTCTATGATGGGTATTTGAATGGCCAGTTATCTGTAGCGAGGGCTCTTGGTGATTGGCACATGAAGGGGTCAAAAGGTTCTGCCTGCCCCTTGAGCGCTGAACCGGAGCTGCAGGAAACAACCCTCACCGAGGAAGATGAGTTCCTAATAATGGGCTGTGATGGTATTTGGGATGTGATGAGCAGTCAGTGTGCAGTCACGATGGTGAGGAAAGAGCTCATGATCCACAATGATCCTGAGAGGTGTTCAAGAGAGCTAGTTCGGGAAGCACTCAAGCGCAACACCTGCGACAATCTTACCGTGGTGGTTGTTTGCTTTTCAACTGACCCACCCCCTTGCATCGAGATAACCAAATCACGAGTACGGAGAAGCATATCATTAGGGGGACTGCATCTCCTCAAAGGGGCTTTGGATAGCAATTGA
- the LOC103697207 gene encoding probable protein phosphatase 2C 27 isoform X6, protein MKETKAGKPPQHLSVIRHCDLVERLGSTSPPQGQSGFLPVFRSGSCSEMGPKPFMEDEHICIDNLVEHLGALPDFPSLGAFYGVFDGHGGTDAALFVRKNLLKFIIEDSHFPTSVEKAVKSAFMKVDHAFADSCSLDRSSGTTALTALIFGRTMLIANAGDCRAVLGKRGRAIELSRDHKPNCNSERLRIERLGGMVYDGYLNGQLSVARALGDWHMKGSKGSACPLSAEPELQETTLTEEDEFLIMGCDGIWDVMSSQCAVTMVRKELMIHNDPERCSRELVREALKRNTCDNLTVVVVCFSTDPPPCIEITKSRVRRSISLGGLHLLKGALDSN, encoded by the exons ATGAAGGAGACGAAAGCTGGGAAACCACCTCAACATCTTTCGGTTATCCGGCATTGT GATTTGGTGGAGAGGCTGGGCTCAACATCTCCACCACAAGGGCAGTCTGGGTTCTTGCCTGTGTTTCGGTCTGGAAGCTGCTCTGAGATGGGGCCGAAACCATTCATGGAGGATGAGCACATCTGTATAGATAATTTAGTTGAACATCTTGGAGCCCTTCCAGATTTTCCATCACTGGGTGCTTTTTATGGG GTATTTGATGGCCATGGTGGTACAGATGCAGCATTGTTCGTTCGAAAGAACCTGCTCAAATTTATAATTGAGGACAGCCATTTCCCCACTAGTGTGGAAAAGGCAGTAAAAAGTGCGTTCATGAAAGTTGATCATGCATTTGCTGATTCCTGTTCTCTTGATCGCTCATCTGGAACCACAGCTTTGACAGCCCTTATTTTTGGAAG GACTATGCTTATCGCAAATGCAGGCGACTGTCGAGCTGTGTTAGGGAAGCGTGGGCGAGCAATTGAACTTTCCAGGGACCATAAACCCAACTGCAACAGCGAGAGGCTTAGAATCGAGAGACTTGGAGGCATGGTCTATGATGGGTATTTGAATGGCCAGTTATCTGTAGCGAGGGCTCTTGGTGATTGGCACATGAAGGGGTCAAAAGGTTCTGCCTGCCCCTTGAGCGCTGAACCGGAGCTGCAGGAAACAACCCTCACCGAGGAAGATGAGTTCCTAATAATGGGCTGTGATGGTATTTGGGATGTGATGAGCAGTCAGTGTGCAGTCACGATGGTGAGGAAAGAGCTCATGATCCACAATGATCCTGAGAGGTGTTCAAGAGAGCTAGTTCGGGAAGCACTCAAGCGCAACACCTGCGACAATCTTACCGTGGTGGTTGTTTGCTTTTCAACTGACCCACCCCCTTGCATCGAGATAACCAAATCACGAGTACGGAGAAGCATATCATTAGGGGGACTGCATCTCCTCAAAGGGGCTTTGGATAGCAATTGA
- the LOC103697207 gene encoding probable protein phosphatase 2C 27 isoform X5 has protein sequence MKETKAGKPPQHLSVIRHCVSTTRLADSTDLDLVERLGSTSPPQGQSGFLPVFRSGSCSEMGPKPFMEDEHICIDNLVEHLGALPDFPSLGAFYGVFDGHGGTDAALFVRKNLLKFIIEDSHFPTSVEKAVKSAFMKVDHAFADSCSLDRSSGTTALTALIFGRTMLIANAGDCRAVLGKRGRAIELSRDHKPNCNSERLRIERLGGMVYDGYLNGQLSVARALGDWHMKGSKGSACPLSAEPELQETTLTEEDEFLIMGCDGIWDVMSSQCAVTMVRKELMIHNDPERCSRELVREALKRNTCDNLTVVVVCFSTDPPPCIEITKSRVRRSISLGGLHLLKGALDSN, from the exons ATGAAGGAGACGAAAGCTGGGAAACCACCTCAACATCTTTCGGTTATCCGGCATTGTGTGAGCACCACCCGCCTAGCTGATTCCACTGACTTA GATTTGGTGGAGAGGCTGGGCTCAACATCTCCACCACAAGGGCAGTCTGGGTTCTTGCCTGTGTTTCGGTCTGGAAGCTGCTCTGAGATGGGGCCGAAACCATTCATGGAGGATGAGCACATCTGTATAGATAATTTAGTTGAACATCTTGGAGCCCTTCCAGATTTTCCATCACTGGGTGCTTTTTATGGG GTATTTGATGGCCATGGTGGTACAGATGCAGCATTGTTCGTTCGAAAGAACCTGCTCAAATTTATAATTGAGGACAGCCATTTCCCCACTAGTGTGGAAAAGGCAGTAAAAAGTGCGTTCATGAAAGTTGATCATGCATTTGCTGATTCCTGTTCTCTTGATCGCTCATCTGGAACCACAGCTTTGACAGCCCTTATTTTTGGAAG GACTATGCTTATCGCAAATGCAGGCGACTGTCGAGCTGTGTTAGGGAAGCGTGGGCGAGCAATTGAACTTTCCAGGGACCATAAACCCAACTGCAACAGCGAGAGGCTTAGAATCGAGAGACTTGGAGGCATGGTCTATGATGGGTATTTGAATGGCCAGTTATCTGTAGCGAGGGCTCTTGGTGATTGGCACATGAAGGGGTCAAAAGGTTCTGCCTGCCCCTTGAGCGCTGAACCGGAGCTGCAGGAAACAACCCTCACCGAGGAAGATGAGTTCCTAATAATGGGCTGTGATGGTATTTGGGATGTGATGAGCAGTCAGTGTGCAGTCACGATGGTGAGGAAAGAGCTCATGATCCACAATGATCCTGAGAGGTGTTCAAGAGAGCTAGTTCGGGAAGCACTCAAGCGCAACACCTGCGACAATCTTACCGTGGTGGTTGTTTGCTTTTCAACTGACCCACCCCCTTGCATCGAGATAACCAAATCACGAGTACGGAGAAGCATATCATTAGGGGGACTGCATCTCCTCAAAGGGGCTTTGGATAGCAATTGA